In Desulfonatronum thioautotrophicum, the DNA window TAACCGAGGGGAGTTGATAGATATCGCCTACCAGCACAACGGCGCATCCCAGTGGCACGGCTTGGACCAGGTGGTACATGAGGACCTGATCGATCATCGATGCTTCGTCCACCATCAGCAGATCAGCAGAGAGCGGCTTTTCAGCATTACGTTTAAATGAACCGCTGCTGGGACTAAATTCCAAAAGCAGGTGAATGGTTTTGGCTTGGTGGTTCGTGGCCTCACTCATACGCTTTGCGGCTCTGCCCGTAGGCGCTGTCAGTACGATGCGCTGAGTCAGGTGAGAAAAAATCCTCAGGATGGACTGGATGGTGGTGGTTTTACCTGTGCCGGGACCTCCGGTGATCACCATTACTTTAGCGAAAAGGGCACAACGGACGGCTTCTTGTTGTTTTGTGGCCAACGACAAGTTCATCATGTCCTGAACCCAAACCAGGGCTTTGTCCATATCTACCTGTCGCACATTTCTTGGAGCATTGATCAGAGCGGACAAGCGCTTTGCTGTGCCTGCTTCGCAGTGATGATACTTGGTCAGATAGACCGATTTTCCTTTATCCGGTTGACATTCCTTCTGGCCCTGACCCTTTTTCGGTGGATGGTCGAGCACTATGTGTTTCCTCTCGACCAGTCTGGCAATACCCGGTTTCAAAATCTCCCGGTCCACTTTCAGAATCTTTCCTGCTTTAGCGAGAAGCGGATCTTCAGGATAATAAACATGGCCTTCACCAGCCAGTTCATGCAGTACATGAACGATCCCGGCATCGATACGCAAAGGTGAAGCATTGGAAATCCCTAGAACCTGGGCGACATTGTCTGCTGTCTTGAACCCGATTCCCCATATATCCTGGACAAGTTGGTAAGGATTGTCCTGAATGATGGAAATGGCATCCTTGCCATACTGTTTGTAGATTTTTGGGGCATATGTCGAACGAACTCCATGATCTTGCAAGAATTTCATCAACCGGCGAATGGCCTTTTGGTCCTCCCAGGCCTGATGAATCAAACCGATGCGCTTTTTTCCGATGCCCTGAACCTTTGTGAGCAACTCGGTCTTATGGTCGATGATATCCAGGGACTGATCACCAAAAAGTCTCACTATGCGACCGGCCATTACTGGACCGATTCCTTTAATCAGCCCGGAACCGAGATATTTCCGAATAGCATTTGTAGTGGTAGGTAAGGCCGCCTCACAGTTCTGCACCTTGAATTGCGGTCCGTATTTAGGATGTGCTTCCCAGTCACCCCACAACTTAAAAACCTCACCAGGGTAGACGGAATACAGATTGCCGACCGCAGTAAAAAATTCTTTATGATCCTTGGCGTGTACCTTGACCACGTAATAGCCAGTCTCATCGTTAGAATGAATTATTTTTTCAATCTGAGCATGAATATGAAACATAAGCTTTATATAGAGATTTATAGATATTTTTAGAAATATAAAAAAATTTTAGATAAAATCATGATAAAAAGAAAAAAGTTTGTGAGTCGTGAATATATTGGATTAAAGCTTCATAAAGAAATCTTTT includes these proteins:
- the recD2 gene encoding SF1B family DNA helicase RecD2, with translation MFHIHAQIEKIIHSNDETGYYVVKVHAKDHKEFFTAVGNLYSVYPGEVFKLWGDWEAHPKYGPQFKVQNCEAALPTTTNAIRKYLGSGLIKGIGPVMAGRIVRLFGDQSLDIIDHKTELLTKVQGIGKKRIGLIHQAWEDQKAIRRLMKFLQDHGVRSTYAPKIYKQYGKDAISIIQDNPYQLVQDIWGIGFKTADNVAQVLGISNASPLRIDAGIVHVLHELAGEGHVYYPEDPLLAKAGKILKVDREILKPGIARLVERKHIVLDHPPKKGQGQKECQPDKGKSVYLTKYHHCEAGTAKRLSALINAPRNVRQVDMDKALVWVQDMMNLSLATKQQEAVRCALFAKVMVITGGPGTGKTTTIQSILRIFSHLTQRIVLTAPTGRAAKRMSEATNHQAKTIHLLLEFSPSSGSFKRNAEKPLSADLLMVDEASMIDQVLMYHLVQAVPLGCAVVLVGDIYQLPSVNAGNVLHDIIASEVVPVITLNDIFRQAQNSSIISNAHRINAGHMPELQPRQDPDDFYFIHQEEPEKTLEVIINMVTERIPARFGLDPINDIQVLSPMHGGLVGADNLNIVLQEVLNPSGPCIERGARKFRVNDKVMQIRNNYDKLVFNGDIGRVTKVDQEMRELVVHFDDRDVLYEFMELDELDLGYAATIHKSQGSEYPAVIMPVLTTHYIMLQRNLIYTGITRGKRLVVLVGTKKELAKAINKNNIGKRYSNLYGRLRGFFDNK